GGGGCGTCTATGGCTGAAGGGGCTAAGGGGGCTGAAGGGGCTAAGGGGGCTGAGGCGGCTCAGGGCGTCAAGATCGACACGGTGCGGTCCTACTCGACCGGTACCCCGGGCCGCGCGCTGAACAGCGCGCGCCACAACCACTTCGTGCTGGACTCGCCATCGGGCCCCAACGAGGCGCTGACCAACGGCGAGGCTTTCCTGGCCGGCGTGTCCTCCTGCGGCGTGACGCTCATCGAGAAGTACGCGCTGGAGAAGCACGTGCCCGTCAAGGGCATGCAGGTCGCCATCGAAGGCATCCGCAGCAACGCCGAGCCCAACCGCTTCCAGTGCATCAACGTCTCGTTCGAGATCTGGGGCGTGAGCCAGGGGCAGGCCGAAGAGCTCGTGGAGGTCTGGAAGAGCCGCTGACCGCTCTACCGCACGGTCGCGGTCGCGACCGACGTGAAGGTGGACGTCCTCGCCGTCTTGGGATGATGCGCTGCCGCTGGGGCTGAGCCTACGCCTCCGGGATCTGCCGCTCGAGCAGCGCCCGCTCCGGCAGCGCGGGCGTCTCCGGGATCGCGCTCCGCGAGATCGCCGAGGCCGGGATATCGACGGCGACCGCCACACCCAGGAGCCGGGCCACGAGGACGGCCGCCCGCGGGTCCCCCCAGTAGTCGCTGTGACCGTTGCCGCAGAGCTCCTGGCGGGTCGTCCAGAGATCACCAGGCTGCCCGAACCGCCCCACCGCCGTCGGGAAGAAGCCCTCTCCGGCCGCCGTCTGGCCGATCGGAAAGGCCCAGTGCAGGACCCGATCGTCGCGCGAGTAGAGCGTGAGCGTCCTGGTCCAGAGTGTGGCGCCGGATCGCAAGGCGCCGCCCGGCTCGACCATGTCCACCTGGACCGCCGCCGCCATGAGACAGCCGCCCGGCACCTGCACCGTCGCAGGGAGCGGCATCGCGGCGAATCGGGTGAGCAGTTCAAGAATGACCCGGTTGCCGAGCGAGTGGCCCACGAGGTAGATCTCCGTCGGGCTCCCGCCGGGTCCGACCAAGGTCGCCAGGTATGCGGCGAGCACCGCCGCCGAGTCCTTGGCGGGCGTGATCTCGGCCGGATAGCTGAGAAACGAGAGCGGCCCGAGGCTCGTGTCACCCGGCCAGTACACCTTGCCGAGATCGGCCAGCACCGACGAGGCGCCGGCGCCGAGCGCGTCCAGGTCGCCGGTGAAATGTCCGTACGCGTCGCGGGCCG
The Candidatus Methylomirabilota bacterium DNA segment above includes these coding regions:
- a CDS encoding OsmC family protein, producing MAEGAKGAEGAKGAEAAQGVKIDTVRSYSTGTPGRALNSARHNHFVLDSPSGPNEALTNGEAFLAGVSSCGVTLIEKYALEKHVPVKGMQVAIEGIRSNAEPNRFQCINVSFEIWGVSQGQAEELVEVWKSR
- a CDS encoding alpha/beta hydrolase gives rise to the protein MAGAASNELSVREEPVGGAVRPTVKLSSEPFPQGRRRVVLLVHGYNNTEKAARDAYGHFTGDLDALGAGASSVLADLGKVYWPGDTSLGPLSFLSYPAEITPAKDSAAVLAAYLATLVGPGGSPTEIYLVGHSLGNRVILELLTRFAAMPLPATVQVPGGCLMAAAVQVDMVEPGGALRSGATLWTRTLTLYSRDDRVLHWAFPIGQTAAGEGFFPTAVGRFGQPGDLWTTRQELCGNGHSDYWGDPRAAVLVARLLGVAVAVDIPASAISRSAIPETPALPERALLERQIPEA